In Ipomoea triloba cultivar NCNSP0323 chromosome 15, ASM357664v1, one genomic interval encodes:
- the LOC116006643 gene encoding heterogeneous nuclear ribonucleoprotein 1-like: protein MAMEPGKLFVGGISWDTNEGRLKEYFQTFGEVVEAVIMKDRATGRARGFGFVVFEDPSVAESVVREKHMIDGRTVEAKKAVPRDDQHMNRNSVNIPSFPGSIRTRKIFVGGLASSVSESDFKKYFDQFGTITDVVVMYDHNTQRPRGFGFITYDSEEAVDRVLHKMFHELNGKMVEVKRAVPKELSPGPNRSPLSGYNSGLNRVNSFPNGYTLGHSLSSLGGYGVRMDRFSPTVVGRSGYSLFNLSNYCTRPTLNSPLNSNFAETGNLSSNIGYGGALNSFSGGLPNRYNTLIGNASGGIGSGSVLKSASWNLWDSENLSYSTNSANFVGSGSGNSGLAAPFGGLGTIWGTSSISSQTGRNGSFDSDNFTYNNGGSNFASGGGYAQNSGNGPSAISSYAATENVYSRDLGNLYGTGNCSFFEDPTPHSSSPGLEVSGSFGYGLESISSDVMPNNSRGCVGGYTVTNRSNGGIAA from the exons ATGGCAATGGAGCCTGGAAAATTGTTTGTTGGAGGGATTTCATGGGACACCAATGAGGGCCGTCTCAAAGAGTATTTCCAAACATTTGGAGAAGTAGTTGAGGCAGTCATCATGAAGGATCGTGCCACAGGCCGTGCCCGCggttttggttttgttgtttTCGAGGATCCTTCTGTTGCTGAAAGTGTTGTCAGAGAAAAACACATGATTGATGGCAGAACT GTAGAGGCAAAGAAGGCTGTACCTAGGGATGATCAACACATGAATAGAAATAGCGTAAATATACCATCTTTTCCAGGTTCCATCCGAACAAGAAAGATTTTTGTAGGAGGTTTGGCCTCCTCAGTGTCCGAGAGTgactttaaaaagtattttgATCAATTTGGGACAATCACTGATGTTGTAGTGATGTATGACCACAACACACAAAGGCCTAGAGGTTTTGGGTTCATCACTTATGATTCGGAGGAAGCAGTAGATAGAGTTCTGCACAAAATGTTTCATGAACTTAATGGGAAAATGGTTGAAGTCAAGCGAGCTGTTCCTAAGGAGTTATCACCGGGACCAAACCGGAGTCCATTAAGTGGATATAACTCTGGTTTGAACAGAGTAAACAGTTTCCCGAATGGATACACTCTAGGTCACAGTCTAAGTTCACTAGGAGGTTATGGAGTAAGAATGGATAGATTTAGTCCAACTGTTGTTGGTCGTAGTGGATATTCATTGTTTAACCTGTCAAACTATTGTACAAGACCGACTCTAAACTCCCCATTGAATTCAAACTTTGCGGAAACTGGAAATTTGAGTTCTAATATTGGATATGGGGGTGCTCTAAATTCCTTTAGTGGTGGGCTACCAAATAGGTACAATACGCTAATTGGTAATGCTTCAGGGGGGATTGGAAGTGGTTCTGTGTTGAAGTCAGCATCTTGGAACCTGTGGGACAGTGAGAATCTTAGTTATAGCACTAATTCTGCCAACTTTGTTGGCTCAGGAAGTGGGAACAGTGGATTGGCTGCTCCCTTTGGAGGTCTTGGAACAATTTGGGGTACCTCCTCCATTTCAAGTCAAACTGGAAGGAATGGTTCTTTTGACAGTGACAACTTCACTTACAACAATGGAGGCAGTAACTTTGCTAGTGGGGGAGGATATGCACAAAATAGTGGTAATGGTCCTAGTGCAATATCCTCATATGCTGCAACAGAAAATGTTTATAGCAGGGATTTGGGAAACTTGTATGGGACTGGAAACTGCTCATTCTTTGAGGATCCAACACCGCATTCATCATCTCCAGGGCTTGAAGTTTCTGGTTCTTTTGGTTATGGGCTTGAAAGTATATCCTCAGATGTTATGCCTAATAACTCGCGTGGTTGTGTTGGTGGTTATACTGTTACAAATAGATCGAATGGAG GAATTGCTGCTTAG
- the LOC116005801 gene encoding uncharacterized protein LOC116005801: protein MAWNSTILSFRDKPLMTMCDKIRLYLMGRMQKNRDKMKTYPHKICSKISKCLEEPKEKSGRYSTYKSTDNLYQVDDHNFKAFKVDLAQRQCSCRGWDLTGIPYSHAVAAIRKQRESPEDYSSELWHKVDLPAPLPPKYKAQPGRPKKKRKIDPLQESKQQKRPVRTKKVGEVKRCRVCGMTGHNKTTCKGKNPQVEGQSRQVEGQAEVEGQFDVEEQADVEGHSNVEGQADVEGHSDVKGQADVQGQFEDVLVETQVPAFVLDELGSQEIVGSHSSQTVHNQVAHQSSFIASHTTSSSANAANDMLRIGQRIITNAVLQRLARPTKMILIKKKQ from the exons ATGGCATGGAATAGTACTATACTGAGTTTCAGGGACAAGCCTCTCATGACTATGTGTGATAAGATTAGGCTATATCTCATGGGTAGAATGCAAAAGAATAGAGACAAAATGAAGACATATCCACATAAGATTTGTTCCAAAATATCTAAGTGTCTTGAAGAGCCTAAGGAAAAGTCAGGTAGGTATAGTACTTACAAGTCTACTGATAATTTATACCAAGTTGATGATCATAACTTCAAGGCATTCAAGGTGGATTTAGCCCAGAGACAGTGTAGTTGTAGAGGTTGGGATCTGACTGGCATTCCTTACAGTCATGCTGTAGCTGCTATTAGGAAACAGAGAGAAAGCCCTGAAGATTAT TCTTCAGAATTATGGCATAAGGTTGATCTTCCAGCACCACTACCTCCCAAGTATAAGGCACAACCTGGTAGGCCtaagaaaaagagaaagatAGATCCACTACAAGAGAGCAAGCAACAAAAAAGGCCAGTTAGAACAAAGAAAGTAGGGGAGGTGAAGAGGTGCAGGGTATGTGGAATGACAGGTCATAATAAGACCACTTGCAAGGGTAAAAATCCACAG GTAGAAGGGCAGTCAAGACAGGTTGAAGGGCAAGCTGAGGTTGAAGGGCAATTTGATGTTGAAGAGCAAGCTGATGTAGAAGGGCACTCTAATGTTGAAGGGCAAGCTGATGTAGAAGGGCACTCTGATGTTAAAGGGCAAGCTGATGTTCAAGGGCAGTTTGAAGATGTACTAGTTGAAACACAAGTACCTGCATTTGTACTTGATGAACTG GGTTCTCAAGAGATAGTGGGATCTCATTCATCACAAACAGTGCATAACCAAGTTGCACATCAGTCATCATTTATTGCTTCACACACAACCAGTTCAAGTGCAAATGCTGCTAATGACATGCTGAGAATAGGCCAGAGAATCATAACTAATGCTGTTCTTCAAAGATTGGCCAGGCCTACAAAAATGATTCtgataaaaaagaaacaatga